The following are from one region of the Passer domesticus isolate bPasDom1 chromosome 13, bPasDom1.hap1, whole genome shotgun sequence genome:
- the HNRNPA0 gene encoding heterogeneous nuclear ribonucleoprotein A0 isoform X3, with the protein MENSQLCKLFIGGLNVQTTEAGLREHFAAYGTLTDCVVVLNPQTKRSRCFGFVTYSAVEEADAAMAASPHAVDGNAVELKRAVSREDSAKPGAHAKVKKLFVGGLKGDVGEGDLVQHFSQFGPVEKAEIIADKQSGKKRGFGFVYFQNHDAADKAAVVKFHPIQGHRVEVKKAVPKEDIQAGGGGGGSSRPSRGGRGGRGRGGGGSGNRDHNGLSKGGGGYNSYGGYGGGGGGGYGSYGSGSYGGGGGGGGGDYGNGVHLCVNERMGKLSPEKHTTKVEAGSVCL; encoded by the coding sequence ATGGAGAACTCGCAGCTGTGCAAGCTGTTCATCGGCGGGCTGAACGTGCAGACCACGGAGGCCGGGCTGCGGGAGCACTTCGCGGCCTACGGCACCCTCACCGACTGCGTGGTCGTGCTGAACCCGCAGACCAAGCGCTCCCGGTGCTTCGGCTTCGTCACCTACTCGGCGGTGGAGGAGGCGGACGCCGCCATGGCCGCGTCCCCCCACGCGGTGGACGGGAACGCGGTGGAGCTGAAGCGGGCCGTGTCCCGGGAGGACTCGGCCAAGCCCGGCGCTCACGCCAAGGTGAAGAAGCTCTTCGTGGGCGGCCTCAAAGGGGACGTGGGCGAAGGGGACCTGGTGCAGCACTTCAGCCAGTTCGGCCCCGTGGAGAAGGCCGAGATCATCGCCGACAAACAGAGCGGGAAAAAGCGCGGCTTCGGTTTCGTCTACTTCCAGAACCACGACGCCGCCGATAAGGCGGCCGTGGTCAAGTTCCACCCGATCCAGGGCCACCGGGTGGAGGTCAAGAAGGCCGTGCCCAAGGAGGACATCCAGGCGGGCGGGGGAGGCGGCGGCTCCTCCAGGCCCTCGCggggaggcagaggaggaaggggtcggggcggcggcggctccggcaACCGGGATCACAACGGGCTGTCCAAAGGAGGCGGCGGCTACAACAGCTACGGCGGCTACGGCgggggaggaggcggcgggTACGGCTCCTATGGCAGCGGCTCCTAcggaggcggcggcggagggGGAGGCGGAGACTACGGCAACGG
- the LOC135280054 gene encoding neuropeptide Y receptor type 6-like, with translation MDKAVQHTSEILNQTISNISLSQFLNFDTCHLSSLAEFLLITAYTLVTLVGLVGNLCLIVIIKRRKEAQNVTNILIANLSLSDVLICIMCIPVTVAYTLMDHWIFGEAMCKIGSFIQSLSVSVSIFSLVLIAIERYQLIVNPRGWKPNISHAYWGILFIWGLSLIISTPFLVFHQITDEPFKHLSFHSDFYKNKVACIEAWPSLTERLIFTTSLLVFQYCFPLGFIFICYLRIFVCLRRRRGKIDRMRENESRLSESKRINMMLVSIVVTFAACWLPLNIFNMVFDWNYEALMSCNHNLAFTICHLVAMISTCINPIFYGFLNRNFQKDLVVLAHHCRCSASQEEYENIALSNLQTDASKGSLKLNNPHVDI, from the coding sequence ATGGATAAAGCTGTTCAGCACACCAGCGAGATCCTGAATCAAACTATCTCTAACATTAGCCTCTCTCAGTTCTTGAACTTTGATACATGCCACCTTTCCTCCCTTGCAGAATTCTTGCTTATTACAGCTTACACACTGGTTACACTGGTGGGGCTTGTTGGAAATCTTTGCCTAATTGTTATAATAAAGAGACGGAAAGAAGCTCAAAATGTCACCAACATTTTGATTGCCAACCTCTCTTTATCAGATGTCTTGATCTGTATCATGTGCATTCCTGTCACAGTTGCATATACCTTAATGGACCACTGGATCTTTGGGGAAGCAATGTGTAAAATAGGCTCTTTCATACAAAGCCTGTCTGTCTCAGTCTCCATTTTCTCACTTGTACTCATTGCTATTGAGAGATACCAGTTAATTGTAAACCCACGTGGCTGGAAACCTAATATTTCACATGCTTATTGGGGAATCCTTTTCATCTGGGGGCTTTCCCTCATCATATCCACTCCTTTTTTAGTATTCCACCAAATAACAGACGAACCCTTCAAACATTTGTCTTTCCACAGTGATTTCTACAAGAACAAGGTCGCTTGCATTGAAGCGTGGCCGTCTCTTACAGAGAGACTGATTTTCACCACTAGCCTGCTGGTTTTCCAGTACTGCTTCCCACTGGGCTTTATTTTTATCTGCTATCTCAGGATATTTGTGTGTCTTCGGCGGAGACGAGGTAAAATAGACAGGATGAGAGAGAACGAGAGCAGGCTGAGTGAAAGCAAAAGGATCAATATGATGCTGGTATCAATCGTGGTGACCTTTGCAGCTTGCTGGTTGCCTCTCAATATATTCAACATGGTTTTTGACTGGAACTACGAGGCACTAATGAGCTGTAATCATAACCTGGCATTTACAATCTGCCACCTTGTGGCCATGATCTCAACATGTATCAATCCCATCTTTTATGGATTTCTGAACAGGAACTTTCAGAAGGATTTGGTAGTATTAGCCCACCACTGCAGATGCTCAGCATCACAAGAGGAATATGAAAATATTGCCCTTTCAAACCTGCAGACAGATGCATCTAAGGGGTCTCTGAAGTTAAATAATCCCCATGTGGATATATAA
- the HNRNPA0 gene encoding heterogeneous nuclear ribonucleoprotein A0 isoform X1, which yields MENSQLCKLFIGGLNVQTTEAGLREHFAAYGTLTDCVVVLNPQTKRSRCFGFVTYSAVEEADAAMAASPHAVDGNAVELKRAVSREDSAKPGAHAKVKKLFVGGLKGDVGEGDLVQHFSQFGPVEKAEIIADKQSGKKRGFGFVYFQNHDAADKAAVVKFHPIQGHRVEVKKAVPKEDIQAGGGGGGSSRPSRGGRGGRGRGGGGSGNRDHNGLSKGGGGYNSYGGYGGGGGGGYGSYGSGSYGGGGGGGGGDYGNGYGGFGSYSQHQSSYGPMKSGGGGGGGGGNWGGRSNSGPYRGGYGGGGYGGGSF from the coding sequence ATGGAGAACTCGCAGCTGTGCAAGCTGTTCATCGGCGGGCTGAACGTGCAGACCACGGAGGCCGGGCTGCGGGAGCACTTCGCGGCCTACGGCACCCTCACCGACTGCGTGGTCGTGCTGAACCCGCAGACCAAGCGCTCCCGGTGCTTCGGCTTCGTCACCTACTCGGCGGTGGAGGAGGCGGACGCCGCCATGGCCGCGTCCCCCCACGCGGTGGACGGGAACGCGGTGGAGCTGAAGCGGGCCGTGTCCCGGGAGGACTCGGCCAAGCCCGGCGCTCACGCCAAGGTGAAGAAGCTCTTCGTGGGCGGCCTCAAAGGGGACGTGGGCGAAGGGGACCTGGTGCAGCACTTCAGCCAGTTCGGCCCCGTGGAGAAGGCCGAGATCATCGCCGACAAACAGAGCGGGAAAAAGCGCGGCTTCGGTTTCGTCTACTTCCAGAACCACGACGCCGCCGATAAGGCGGCCGTGGTCAAGTTCCACCCGATCCAGGGCCACCGGGTGGAGGTCAAGAAGGCCGTGCCCAAGGAGGACATCCAGGCGGGCGGGGGAGGCGGCGGCTCCTCCAGGCCCTCGCggggaggcagaggaggaaggggtcggggcggcggcggctccggcaACCGGGATCACAACGGGCTGTCCAAAGGAGGCGGCGGCTACAACAGCTACGGCGGCTACGGCgggggaggaggcggcgggTACGGCTCCTATGGCAGCGGCTCCTAcggaggcggcggcggagggGGAGGCGGAGACTACGGCAACGGGTACGGCGGGTTCGGCAGCTACAGCCAGCACCAGTCCTCCTACGGCCCCATGAAGAGCGgcggaggaggtggaggaggggGCGGCAACTGGGGGGGCCGCAGTAACAGTGGACCGTACAGAGGAGGCTATGGTGGGGGAGGCTACGGGGGCGGCTCTTTCTGA
- the HNRNPA0 gene encoding heterogeneous nuclear ribonucleoprotein A0 isoform X2, translating to MENSQLCKLFIGGLNVQTTEAGLREHFAAYGTLTDCVVVLNPQTKRSRCFGFVTYSAVEEADAAMAASPHAVDGNAVELKRAVSREDSAKPGAHAKVKKLFVGGLKGDVGEGDLVQHFSQFGPVEKAEIIADKQSGKKRGFGFVYFQNHDAADKAAVVKFHPIQGHRVEVKKAVPKEDIQAGGGGGGSSRPSRGGRGGRGRGGGGSGNRDHNGLSKGGGGYNSYGGYGGGGGGGYGSYGSGSYGGGGGGGGGDYGNGYGGFGSYSQHQSSYGPMKSGGGDMQDIGHINPTDSSEKLNV from the exons ATGGAGAACTCGCAGCTGTGCAAGCTGTTCATCGGCGGGCTGAACGTGCAGACCACGGAGGCCGGGCTGCGGGAGCACTTCGCGGCCTACGGCACCCTCACCGACTGCGTGGTCGTGCTGAACCCGCAGACCAAGCGCTCCCGGTGCTTCGGCTTCGTCACCTACTCGGCGGTGGAGGAGGCGGACGCCGCCATGGCCGCGTCCCCCCACGCGGTGGACGGGAACGCGGTGGAGCTGAAGCGGGCCGTGTCCCGGGAGGACTCGGCCAAGCCCGGCGCTCACGCCAAGGTGAAGAAGCTCTTCGTGGGCGGCCTCAAAGGGGACGTGGGCGAAGGGGACCTGGTGCAGCACTTCAGCCAGTTCGGCCCCGTGGAGAAGGCCGAGATCATCGCCGACAAACAGAGCGGGAAAAAGCGCGGCTTCGGTTTCGTCTACTTCCAGAACCACGACGCCGCCGATAAGGCGGCCGTGGTCAAGTTCCACCCGATCCAGGGCCACCGGGTGGAGGTCAAGAAGGCCGTGCCCAAGGAGGACATCCAGGCGGGCGGGGGAGGCGGCGGCTCCTCCAGGCCCTCGCggggaggcagaggaggaaggggtcggggcggcggcggctccggcaACCGGGATCACAACGGGCTGTCCAAAGGAGGCGGCGGCTACAACAGCTACGGCGGCTACGGCgggggaggaggcggcgggTACGGCTCCTATGGCAGCGGCTCCTAcggaggcggcggcggagggGGAGGCGGAGACTACGGCAACGGGTACGGCGGGTTCGGCAGCTACAGCCAGCACCAGTCCTCCTACGGCCCCATGAAGAGCGgcggaggag ATATGCAAGATATTGGGCATATAAATCCCACTGATTCCAGTGAAAAGTTAAATGTGTAG